The Nakaseomyces glabratus chromosome H, complete sequence genome segment CTTTAAGAATTTCAAGGAGGTCACATCATGGTCTATCCCTGTCTCTTATGGTGTTGATAAACTATTCTCTGGTGCTTTATTGGGTGCTAAATACGATGGATTCACTTATTTCTTTGACTGGGAAACTGGTAGCTTGGTTAGAAGAATCGATGTTGACTCTAAAGATGTCATCTGGTCTGACAACGGCGAGCTGTTGATGATCTTGAACAAGGATAGTGAACAAAACGAAGGAAGTAGTGGATATTCCTTGATATTTAACAAGGATATTTACTATGAAGTGAGCCAACAAGGTGAAGTTGATGAGACAGAAGGTGTAGATGAAGCGTTTGATGTGCTACATGAACTTAACGAGACTGTCACTTCTGGTAAGTGGGTCGGTGATGTTTTCATTTACACAACATCCTCTAATCGTCTGAACTACTTTGTTGGTGGTAAGGTTCACAACTTAGCACATTATACTAAAGAAATGTACATCCTTGGCTATCTACCTCGTGATAACAAGATCTATTTGGTAGACAAGGAAATCCATGTGTATGGCCATCAATTATCAATCGAAGTTCTTGAGTTCCAAACTCTGACTTTGAGAGGTGAACTTCAGGAAGCTATGGAATCGATCTTGCCTAATATTACCGAAAAGGATGCATTAAACAAGATTGCTAGATTTTTGGAAGGCCAAGAATACTACGATGAGGCTCTGCAAATTGCTACTGATAAGGACCAGAAGTTCGATCTGGCATTAAAGGTGGGCCAACTGGATTATGCTCATAGTGTTCTAACAGAAGATGCTAGTGAACTAAAATGGAGATCCTTAGGTGATGCTGCATTACAGAAGTTCCATTTCAAGTATGCCATCGAAGCTTATGAAAAGTCTCATGACTTAGACTCTTTGTTCttattatattcatcattcaatttgaaagataAATTGTCAGAGTTGGCTGTTCAAGCTGAAGAACAACAGAAATACAATTTAGCATTTGATGCATACTGGACATTAGGCGATATCAAGAGTATTAAAAACTTACTAATAAAATCAGACAGACTATCTGAAGCTGCCATTGTATCTTACACATATGGTCtaaatgatgatgaagttTTAGATGTTATAAAGCAATGGAGAGAGAAACTAGTACTAGATAAGGGTAACGACAAGTTAGCTGCCAGAATAGGTGATCTTGATAACAATCTTCCACCTAGAAATATAAATTCTGCTCCCCTTCTAGATCTAgatgaaaaggaaaatacGGAGAAGCCTCAAGAACCaaagaaaactaaaaagaataaaaataagaaagCAAACAAGGCTGAAAATACCAAGGAGACACCATTTGATGATAAATTAGAGACCAAGCCTAGTGAAGCAGCTACTAAAGTTGAAATGAAGGAGGAAAAGCCAATAGACACTGTGACAGCTGAAGTagtggaagaagaaacGGACGAAAAGGAAGACGCTTAAGTAGTCGCATAAACAAGGAGATCTatgttttattattgtaGAGCTCAATAAATGAATCGTTTATGGAATATGTACACTATTTCCTCGCTGTGATAAAGTTACTTAATTTCTAAATTTATGtacttttttcatttataaatatgtatttaccaaaatataaatatcaaTCGTAATTGCCATAATCCTATCCAGGAAGAGCTTATTATAATGTAAAAGAATATCATGGGTATCATTAATAAAACAGTTAATTATGAATGTCAGCGTTAAAAAGGATTACCGGATTGATTTACTGGAGGACTAATATTAGATTCTAAATCAATTGTTTCAACAGAAAACGTTCAGCTTATCtacatttttcttcttctttttaccAATGAAGTAAATCTCTTTGGATTCATCTCTGGATGCAGAAGGTTTCGTTATTTCAACACGGTCAAAAACTTTCTTCATTCTTTTCTCAAATAGACTAGTCTCTGCACCAGAAAACTGTTTACATATAAACGATCCCGCTGGCTCGAGCAGATCTACTGCAGTTATCAATGCGGCATCACATAAATCAATTGAATTCAAATGATCCTTGAAGTTGAGACCGGATGTGTTACTCATCCTGTAATAGGGCATATTAGTAAGATTATTCAAAGAGGGTGATAATTGTGGAAAAGGTTCATACATGTCGCTTAAGATGATATTTACAGGAAATTGTGGTTGTTGCTCAGTATCGGAGTCATTACGTGCCATGGATTCCACTTGGCTATCATTCATGAATATCTGTTCCATGAAAAATTGTCGTATCAGTTGGTGAGTGCGTTTTGACAAAATGTTCGCTTGCATAGAGCTAACGCCGAAGGGCGGGTCGCACGGCAGTATGTCAACACCTAGCACAATAGAATCGGGGTGCGTCCTCTTACGGGCCACTTGGGACCACGCACCAGGCGCATAACCCAGGTCCAGTATCCGCTGAGGGACACTCTTGTGGAACACATGATAAACGTCATCCAATTGAGCCAGCTTGAATCCAGCACGTGACCTCAGATTATCTAGTTTACTCTCCCTTGTGTAGAAGTCCTGTTTCTGCCTATCGAGCCACCTCTTCGAGCTAGCTCTGCTGTAGCAGCGGTTCTGTGTTCTGTGTGCGGCTCTAATAGCCAGCGTTAGGTTCATCCGTATCATATTCGGTTCACTTTCTTGGCTTGATAGCAGTACCGTCACAGCACAATCACACAAGATCgtccttttttttgctcCCCCACACTATCCTGCAATACCACCTGTATATTCACAGGTTCTTTATCTTATAAATAGATATAGGCTATGATAGTTTGCTGTATAGAAAGCGGAGACTACTACAGACAAGTTCAATATACAATATGCTCACATTTAGCCTTGATGCTCACTTGACCTTGTCATCCAGAATTGTGACTTAGGGTATTGTGTCTTACACCCATACATTATTTAGTACACCCACACACAACACACTAAAATGTGTCTCAACACCACTACAACAATAAATTACCCAAATAGGATAAATGTGACTGAAACggatgaaattgaaaatacaCGTCGAACGTTACAGCACCATGTGACATACAATCCATCATGTGACATAAACGTTTGTAACGACAGTagctgaagaaaaaaaaatttttttttttttcaaacaAACTGGCCATCGCAACTTTGAAGTCCAATTACTATTGGGCcattatcatatataatagCAAATAGTAGTTGTTGTTAAGTAGCTTCATAgtatattcttttcttaaACTTTAATTTGtagcttttttttaaaaggTCAAGTCGAAAAAACGTAATTTCTAGTAACTttattgttgaaattaTATCACACCAAATCTTTTTGGAAGACTTCGCATAAACTAGAATAACCATGTCTAAGATTACTACCTCTCACGTTAGAGAAAACGTCAAGGAGCTTTTGAAGTACTCCGCTGAGACcaagaagagaaacttCTTGGAAACCGTCGAATTGCAAGTCGGTTTGAAGAACTACGACCCTCAAAGAGACAAGCGTTTCTCTGGTACTTTGAAGTTGCCAGTCTGCCCAAGACCAAACATGTCCATCTGTATCTTCGGTGATGCTTTCGATGTTGACAGAGCTAAGTCCTGTGGTGTTGACGCTATGTCCGTCGatgacttgaagaagttgaacaagaacaagaagttgATCAAGAAGTTGTCCAAGAAGTACAACGCTTTCATCGCTTCCGAAGTCTTGATCAAGCAAGTCCCAAGACTTTTGGGTCCTCAATTGTCCAAGGCCGGTAAGTTCCCAACCCCAGTCTCCCACAACGATGACTTGTACGGTAAGGTCACTGACGTCAGATCCACCATCAAGTTccaattgaagaaggtcTTGTGTTTGGCTGTCGCTGTCGGTAACGTCGAAATGGACGAAGACACTTTGGTCAACCAAATCTTGATGTCTGTTAACTTCTTGGTCTccttgttgaagaagaactggCAAAACGTCGGCTCTTTGGTCATCAAGTCCACCATGGGTCCAGCTTTCAGATTGTACTAAGCATAGCACTGAAttactaatatttttaactaAATATTAGCTatcttttatattattacatatatattaattcaTTGTTCATATTAGTCCAAAATAGACTTTCTCTCCCCGCATTTTCTAGCGCAATATCCTTAGCTTCCAATTTGGAGCGCCAATCACCACCATGAAGCTTACGCTCCAGACCAAATCTATAATTTCATAGAAATCAGCTACATATTCGACTCGTTACACATCCACATCCTAAGCTATGGTTGCTTGATCCCAACGGACTTTATAGCCCATTGTTCCACTCGACAACGAAGAAAATCACGGGGGAAAGGCGACCGAGCTCAAAAATTTGGCAGCCTAAAGCTTTAAAATGGCCTATGAATCAAGAACTATACCCTCGAGAACCGACGATACACCAAAGCATAGACTATTGTAACGGTACCAACCAGGTAattgatttgaaaatagGCAGTCCACCCTCTCTTGTGATTGTGTTTCAGATAAAAATCCAAATACATGCGCGGCGGAGAGTCAGGCGTCAATATATAGCGAATAGTTCCACTGAATTGGACGTGCGTTTTGGAAAAGGAAGACAGAGTACTGGAAGCAAACACAGCGGCACGGCACTAATTTCTGCCTGCAATGATGAATGACACGGATGATGAGTCGGATTTCATGGAGCTGCCGCTGCGACATAACGGAAGCAGACTGCTTGATTCCGCGAATGATAACTTCTCTGAGTTGAACGAGGATCTGGATGGTAACTTACTACATTCGGGAGAGAAGGACCAGAGCTCCAGCAGTCTAACTAAAAAGGTGAGATTCGAGAGCAATGAGGGTAATGACTTCAATGAACAGGCAACTATCACAGAACACCAAGGTCTGGCTGCTATGGACGGTGGCCCACACCAAGAGGAAGAGAGCAACGAATTCATTCTTCATGCCCCGGGTCACATAAGGTTATCTGACCGGAACGGAATAGATAGCGACCTCATGTTAGCAGATCGGAGCCAGACAAGCTCGACTGTGAGCAATAAGATGGATGTAGAAGATCTGATTAGAGCTGCAAGTGAAGTCAATGAATATATGTCACAGAATTTAGACAAGATCAATAGTTTTAGATCGGAACTGCTGAGCAGCACTGACTTCACCAGGGATAATAAATTGAAGGATCCTTCAAATCATTTAAATGTGGAAAACACATCTATTTTGGCAAATCCTGCTCATAATATATCAGGATCGCTTTCTAATTTTGAGTTAAGTGATAATGAAGACTCTGAACGGGACTCAGATGAACTAAGAAATTATGTAATGAATCGAGAGATCCTACTTTCCTCTTCAACATCGCTCGGTTCTACAAGCGATTTTGGCAGAAAGAGTTACAACAGCTCCACTTCGTTGTCAAAGttattaaataataacaacttTGAAGGTAGTCAACTGAACTTAAATAGTGTACAGCAAGAGCTTCTGAAAACCCAACAATTCAATGACTCAATCGACATCGATGTAGATCAAGCAATTACAGAGATCAAGCAACGAAAACACAGCGACCACAGCGCTAGACATGAACATGAAGAAGTGATGGATTCTAGCACTGTACTGCTattaaaatatattgatgatgacatcaattttgaagatgttACCATCGAAAAAGCCCTTGAGATATACCAACAGAACTTAAGCCAAATAATGGAACTCTCTAAATCAGCTGTAAGTAAGAGTGATTTGACAGCTAACGAACAGAATCCAGAAGATCATAACGATAATGAGGCTGAAAAGAGAGATGAAGCAGATAATGATGAAAGCTCAACCAAGAAAGGGGATGATATCCGCGTCGAAGGGCCATACGAGATAGAATCTCCAGCTGCCTTAAATTTTACAATGAAAAGCAAACCTTCTGTTTCCGCAGAAATATTTTTAGGTAGAATTCAAAACAAATGTGAGTTTGGTCCTATTATTTATCTAGCTGCTGCATATCTgcttcaaatattatttttgacaAGAGATAATCCAGACTCGAACATCCGAGTACGACTGAAACTAAGGGAGAATGAAATACATAGACTTATTATCTCGACAGTCCGTGTCTCAGCCAAACTTGTTGAAGATTTTGTGCACTCACATGAATACTTTTCTAAAGTATGCGGTGTCTCAAAAAAACTCCTGAGCAAGTTAGAAGTCTCACTGATTATGTGCATTAAGAATGAAAGATTAATGATTACGAAACAAAAACTAACAGCAtctcaaaaaatattggatGAACTGCAATCAGCATTATAgatttatttaatatttatatttcttaGTAGTTTCCTCACAATAGAAATGAATTTCTGACAAATAGAGTAGCTTCGCAAACAAGTATAAAATTGATTGACCCATAATCATTACATGCGGTATAATAAGTAGTTACGATGTCTCACAAATTACTTACCACTGCCTTTTGTCATTTTTCGTCTCTTGCTTAACACACTTACCCTCAAGCAATTAGTTTTCGTGTCTATTATCTCAAAATCATAACATCATATAAAACGACTAAGAAATTGCGGCACAACAGCTAAATATTTCAATCCAAACAACACTGGACACTGCAACTTCCCGAAAATAGCTCGGTTTTGGAAAAATGCATGCCAAAAGTTGGACTTGTCGTTCTTTGGAAAGACAAGAATAATACGAGTTCTTATCCGTAATTATAGTTTCAAAGGCAATCCTAGTTTCAGCTGAGATCAGTTTTTGGTTATACGGTATTGAAAATATCAAGTATTGGAAGTATTTTCGAGGCAACCAAttgattatatttttttaccaCATTGCTGACAGCCAAATAACCTAGGAAGTCAATTTCATCCTAGAAGAACGGCAAAAAGTTGATTATAGTCGATTAAAATTTAATAGATCAACCAAGATTAAATTTGATTATTGTTAAGACGTTTTTGCTTCATTTATTGAAACTGGATCATAAGCTAGCTCATTGATCATTGTTTATAGCTTCCCATATTGATCAAAAACACATCGATAAACCTGACTAGAAATTGATTAAATAACAAAAGTCGGATAACATTTCTATTTCCGTTTCTTGATTTAGTCTGCTAACAAGTACAAATTTAAGTGAGGAAAAATGGTGCTATATAAAAGGAAGCCAATAGAGCTACCTCGTCCCAAACCCTTACCAAGCGATCTCAATGTTCAGATATGGCATATTGATGAGACCGGTGAATGGTTTCCGACTTATGAAGAGTATTTAGAGAGATTAGACTTTTACACAAGACATCAGTTTACATGTGAGATCACAGGTGCTTCTTGTTTGACTTTTTTCGAAGCCTTAGACAGTGAAGAGTCAAGGTTCAAATACGTGGAGGAGAAATTCCCATTAAAATTGAGAGAACCTGTAGCAAGATTTTTACATTTTCATGAAATCAGAAGATTGGATGTACTGGTTGAAAAGGTTTACGCAAGATTTAAGAACGATTATTTCCCTGGTGAACTTGTATATTTGCGGAAGCCAAATTCGACTGCAAGTAATGCTAATTCTACTGTACCGTCTGAGACAAGCACACCAGCGCCACCACCACCAGAGGATCCCAAGAAATCAGGTGAATCAAGCGCCACATACTTCTACCCCATCAGAAAATATGATCAATTAACACCACCTGCACACCCATACATTATTAAGGAAAAGGTTCAATTCAACGCTAATTCGGATACTAATCCAGATGGTAAGACTGGACCTCAAACAAAGTACATGCTGATTGATGAAAAGGATCCCCACGACTCAGTCATTGCTGATGAAACACAAATATACAGAGACAGATCGACATTTACAAAACATCTAATAAAGTGCTTTTTCAAGATCACATTCCAGAAAGCCTCATATAAAATGGGTGCGCCATGGTGTGTTAAGCCAGAATACCTTGCAATGTATGGTCTGACGATGGACTGGCCACCCGAAATGTTGAAGTATAAGGCTGAGCCTGGCCATGTCCAAACAGATGATGATGGCGAAGAGTCTGATAGAGATAGGAAAAGAAGCCACTCTGGTAGACATGATAGTTCTGATGAAGGGGAAGGTAGAAAAGAATctaagaaaaagaagaaaaacaCTTTGAAAAAAGAGGAACCAACTGAGCAGAAGGAAACAACCGAAAACATTAGTACAGCATCAGATATAGAACAAAGTGCTCAAGTACAAGAAACACCACTATTAGCTTCTGCTGCTACCACAATTACCAGTATCGTTGATGATATGGTTTTACCATTCCAGCCATTAGCCCAACAAGTTTTTGACAAATTACAtcaatataatatcaacCTGGAATCTTTAGATGtcaaagaaacagaaaacgATACGGCGTTTCCAGCGTTTGATAAGATACTCCAAATTAATCAATTTTTAAACACGTTCGGAAATAAGTTATACATTTCAAATTTCACTCTAGAGCAATTTATTACCTCTTTAAAATGTAGTGATCCATATGAACTGAAGGGTGAAGTTGTTTATGTTAACTTGAAAAAGGATCAGAGTGAAATTGATGACGATGATCTAAGTGATTGGAAGAGAAATAGCAAGATGAGAAAGATGATTAATAGCAAAAACGACGAATACGTTGAATATAGGATTATAAAAGACGACCCTGCAGATGATGAAATGATTGATAATATCAACTCTAATGGATCATCCTTGTTTGTTGAGTGTTTTGTTGCACTACTTCGTTtaattatcaatgaaaatgGAGACTGGACATGCCTGGTAGTAGAAGAATGGGTAGAAGACAAAGATATAATGGAATTGCCTatcaaaaatgaagaaaattcCAACAATgtagaagaaataaaagaggAGGATGCCAAATCAGAAGATGTGGATATGAtcaaacaagaaaattCTAATGAAGGTGCAACTGTCAAGTCCGAAGTATCTGACGTCCCTAATGGTACTAgtaatgataatgaaaagaattatGCTGTTGAAAATGGTAATTCAGAAATTTCCACTAATGATCAAGAATCTCTACAAGaggcagaagaagaaaaagatcaagaacgggaagaagaagacgatTCAGAGAGTATTGAAGATATCCTTTACAAATGCTTGAATTATAGAAACGTCAATTGGGCCGAGAGGCTGAGTAAAAGACAattcaataacaataactgGCTGTTAATCCTTCTCGGTGTCTTTGAAGATTGTAAGCATATCCCAATGTATACGGATATAATCCAGAAtatgtttcaaaaaattctaCCAAAAGGTGTTGCTCAGACTCAAATACCTAAACAGCTATGGAGAAATTTTTGTAGAAACCTAACcctaaaagaaaaagtgGACGCACTTTGGATTTTAGTAGACCTTGTATCTAATTACTGCTCAGAGGTTCGTTCATTTGTCGATGATGCCATGGAACTTTGTGGTATAATAAGAAGTGAAAGGTTCAGAgtatcaaaagaaattaagaaTGTATCCAACAGTCTCTATCAATCTACAATTCAGCTTCGCGAACTTGAAACCATCGCTCAAATGGGTGGACAAGCCACGACATTCACTAATATTGAAAATCTCCAAATACAACCTGCCAATGGGGATACCAATGAGATTAAGCCTGCTGAAAATGGTGAAGAAAACAGTAGCTCTCAACTGCCAGTTACTGAGAGGATTGAGAAACTGAAACAGGAGTTGGAAGAACTGGAGCAAAAATTAGCCACTCTGCAAAACGATAAAACTATCTTAGATAAACAATTGATGCTTAATGATGGCCAGAGACTTCGCTCACTTGGAATGGATAGATACGGCAACAAGTACTTTTGGTTTGAGTTGTTTGGCCAAGTGCTGGACACAGTTCCTAAGTCCGATGATCATAACGATTGGGAGGGTTTATCATACCAAAATGGTAGGGTATGGTTGCAAGGACCTCACAAGGATGCTGCTAAATTCTTTTTGGACCTATCTGAAGAACAGATAACAAATTGGAGAAGAATCGCCAAACAAGATGGTCGCGTTGCAGCTACTAAAGAGGTGTTTGGTGTTTACACAGAAGGCAACAAAACGTTATATAATCAACCGGATGGTACTTTAATCGTCCTAGTGGATGAGGAAGGTAATGTTAACC includes the following:
- the SEC27 gene encoding coatomer subunit beta' (CAGL0H08932g~Ortholog(s) have ubiquitin binding activity); this encodes MKLDVKKTFSKRSNRVKGIDLHPSEPWVLTTLYSGRVEIWNYETQQEVRSIQVTDTPVRAGKFITRKNWIVVGSDDNKVRVFNYNTGEKVADFVAHPDYIRSIAVHPSKPYILTGSDDLTVKLWNWENDWSLEQTFKGHEHFVMCVAFNPKDPNVFASGCLDHKVKVWSLGQSTPNFTLHTGQEKGVNYVDYYPLPDKPYMITSSDDTTVKIFDYQTKSCVATLEGHMSNVSFAVFHPTLPIIISGSEDGTVKLWNSSTYKLEKTLNLGLERSWCIATHPVGRKNCIASGFDNGFTVLSLGNDMPTLSLDPVGKIVWAGGKNASVSDIFTAVIRGNEDVEQDEPLPLQTKELGSVDVFPQILKHSPNGRFVTVVGDGEFIIYTALAWRNKAFGKCQDFVWGPDSNSYALIDETGQVKYFKNFKEVTSWSIPVSYGVDKLFSGALLGAKYDGFTYFFDWETGSLVRRIDVDSKDVIWSDNGELLMILNKDSEQNEGSSGYSLIFNKDIYYEVSQQGEVDETEGVDEAFDVLHELNETVTSGKWVGDVFIYTTSSNRLNYFVGGKVHNLAHYTKEMYILGYLPRDNKIYLVDKEIHVYGHQLSIEVLEFQTLTLRGELQEAMESILPNITEKDALNKIARFLEGQEYYDEALQIATDKDQKFDLALKVGQLDYAHSVLTEDASELKWRSLGDAALQKFHFKYAIEAYEKSHDLDSLFLLYSSFNLKDKLSELAVQAEEQQKYNLAFDAYWTLGDIKSIKNLLIKSDRLSEAAIVSYTYGLNDDEVLDVIKQWREKLVLDKGNDKLAARIGDLDNNLPPRNINSAPLLDLDEKENTEKPQEPKKTKKNKNKKANKAENTKETPFDDKLETKPSEAATKVEMKEEKPIDTVTAEVVEEETDEKEDA
- the MRM2 gene encoding 21S rRNA (uridine2791-2'-O) methyltransferase (CAGL0H08954g~Ortholog(s) have rRNA (uridine-2'-O-)-methyltransferase activity, role in rRNA methylation and mitochondrion localization), translated to MIRMNLTLAIRAAHRTQNRCYSRASSKRWLDRQKQDFYTRESKLDNLRSRAGFKLAQLDDVYHVFHKSVPQRILDLGYAPGAWSQVARKRTHPDSIVLGVDILPCDPPFGVSSMQANILSKRTHQLIRQFFMEQIFMNDSQVESMARNDSDTEQQPQFPVNIILSDMMSNTSGLNFKDHLNSIDLCDAALITAVDLLEPAGSFICKQFSGAETSLFEKRMKKVFDRVEITKPSASRDESKEIYFIGKKKKKNVDKLNVFC
- the RPL1B gene encoding 60S ribosomal protein uL1 (CAGL0H08976g~Ortholog(s) have cytosolic large ribosomal subunit, preribosome, large subunit precursor localization), whose protein sequence is MSKITTSHVRENVKELLKYSAETKKRNFLETVELQVGLKNYDPQRDKRFSGTLKLPVCPRPNMSICIFGDAFDVDRAKSCGVDAMSVDDLKKLNKNKKLIKKLSKKYNAFIASEVLIKQVPRLLGPQLSKAGKFPTPVSHNDDLYGKVTDVRSTIKFQLKKVLCLAVAVGNVEMDEDTLVNQILMSVNFLVSLLKKNWQNVGSLVIKSTMGPAFRLY
- the PCL10 gene encoding Pcl10p (CAGL0H08998g~Ortholog(s) have cyclin-dependent protein serine/threonine kinase regulator activity and role in negative regulation of glycogen biosynthetic process, regulation of cyclin-dependent protein serine/threonine kinase activity), whose amino-acid sequence is MMNDTDDESDFMELPLRHNGSRLLDSANDNFSELNEDLDGNLLHSGEKDQSSSSLTKKVRFESNEGNDFNEQATITEHQGLAAMDGGPHQEEESNEFILHAPGHIRLSDRNGIDSDLMLADRSQTSSTVSNKMDVEDLIRAASEVNEYMSQNLDKINSFRSELLSSTDFTRDNKLKDPSNHLNVENTSILANPAHNISGSLSNFELSDNEDSERDSDELRNYVMNREILLSSSTSLGSTSDFGRKSYNSSTSLSKLLNNNNFEGSQLNLNSVQQELLKTQQFNDSIDIDVDQAITEIKQRKHSDHSARHEHEEVMDSSTVLLLKYIDDDINFEDVTIEKALEIYQQNLSQIMELSKSAVSKSDLTANEQNPEDHNDNEAEKRDEADNDESSTKKGDDIRVEGPYEIESPAALNFTMKSKPSVSAEIFLGRIQNKCEFGPIIYLAAAYLLQILFLTRDNPDSNIRVRLKLRENEIHRLIISTVRVSAKLVEDFVHSHEYFSKVCGVSKKLLSKLEVSLIMCIKNERLMITKQKLTASQKILDELQSAL
- the ITC1 gene encoding Itc1p (CAGL0H09020g~Ortholog(s) have role in chromatin silencing at telomere, negative regulation of transcription from RNA polymerase II promoter by pheromones and CHRAC localization), with amino-acid sequence MVLYKRKPIELPRPKPLPSDLNVQIWHIDETGEWFPTYEEYLERLDFYTRHQFTCEITGASCLTFFEALDSEESRFKYVEEKFPLKLREPVARFLHFHEIRRLDVLVEKVYARFKNDYFPGELVYLRKPNSTASNANSTVPSETSTPAPPPPEDPKKSGESSATYFYPIRKYDQLTPPAHPYIIKEKVQFNANSDTNPDGKTGPQTKYMLIDEKDPHDSVIADETQIYRDRSTFTKHLIKCFFKITFQKASYKMGAPWCVKPEYLAMYGLTMDWPPEMLKYKAEPGHVQTDDDGEESDRDRKRSHSGRHDSSDEGEGRKESKKKKKNTLKKEEPTEQKETTENISTASDIEQSAQVQETPLLASAATTITSIVDDMVLPFQPLAQQVFDKLHQYNINLESLDVKETENDTAFPAFDKILQINQFLNTFGNKLYISNFTLEQFITSLKCSDPYELKGEVVYVNLKKDQSEIDDDDLSDWKRNSKMRKMINSKNDEYVEYRIIKDDPADDEMIDNINSNGSSLFVECFVALLRLIINENGDWTCLVVEEWVEDKDIMELPIKNEENSNNVEEIKEEDAKSEDVDMIKQENSNEGATVKSEVSDVPNGTSNDNEKNYAVENGNSEISTNDQESLQEAEEEKDQEREEEDDSESIEDILYKCLNYRNVNWAERLSKRQFNNNNWLLILLGVFEDCKHIPMYTDIIQNMFQKILPKGVAQTQIPKQLWRNFCRNLTLKEKVDALWILVDLVSNYCSEVRSFVDDAMELCGIIRSERFRVSKEIKNVSNSLYQSTIQLRELETIAQMGGQATTFTNIENLQIQPANGDTNEIKPAENGEENSSSQLPVTERIEKLKQELEELEQKLATLQNDKTILDKQLMLNDGQRLRSLGMDRYGNKYFWFELFGQVLDTVPKSDDHNDWEGLSYQNGRVWLQGPHKDAAKFFLDLSEEQITNWRRIAKQDGRVAATKEVFGVYTEGNKTLYNQPDGTLIVLVDEEGNVNQDITLTPILRKIIDETPAALLLSEEQWYAVETYEDFDFMLNSFNQWGRKEHDLIKQVRPVQEYIQDVYMIRNHNLKLSDLNETEQSLINELKEYEFNDTEHELMKGSDNPNNTEGQLEKIEKSLDTIVQRVMELDDQGETDENKAELKTLEEERDRLLAEQDKLASNGDNGGRLMARSEKKKMLVRIQTKVEKQMEILTDLINNRHFKAMEDVIAWKNDISLKVWGSELRRNASGAKKNTITETVAERFDEIVDLTSRIASQ